Proteins found in one Chlamydia pneumoniae TW-183 genomic segment:
- a CDS encoding GNAT family N-acetyltransferase, with protein sequence MTAEKQNTGILGLEIRYTLPSDATYMLKWLNDPKILRGFPIQTEAEIRETVNFWVGFYRYHSSLTAVYNGNVAGVATLVLNPYVKVSHHALISIIVGEEFRNKGIGTALLNNLIHLAKTRFKLEVLYLEVYEGNPALHLYQRFGFVEVGRQNRFYKDEIGYLAKTTMEKDL encoded by the coding sequence ATGACAGCAGAAAAGCAAAATACAGGAATTCTAGGATTAGAAATACGGTACACTCTTCCTAGCGATGCAACGTATATGCTAAAATGGCTGAATGATCCTAAAATTTTACGTGGATTTCCCATCCAAACGGAGGCAGAAATTCGTGAGACTGTAAATTTCTGGGTAGGATTCTATCGTTATCATTCTAGCTTAACAGCTGTGTACAATGGGAATGTTGCTGGAGTGGCAACTTTGGTTCTTAACCCTTATGTTAAGGTTTCCCATCATGCGCTGATTTCCATTATTGTTGGAGAAGAGTTTCGTAATAAAGGCATAGGGACCGCCTTGCTAAACAATCTTATTCATTTGGCGAAGACGCGATTTAAGCTTGAGGTCCTCTATCTTGAAGTCTATGAGGGCAATCCTGCTCTGCATCTCTACCAACGTTTTGGATTTGTCGAAGTAGGAAGGCAAAACCGTTTTTATAAAGATGAAATCGGCTATCTTGCTAAAACTACTATGGAAAAGGATCTATAG
- the prfB gene encoding peptide chain release factor 2 (programmed frameshift): protein MQENLDKRLEALRTEISLAARSLFDLDKKQKELQVLEEESSEENFWQDSVHAGKISEQIVSLRRQIQEYQELKSKIDAIEFFLEDADALEDPAICEDLEKEFLFCEKKLAVWETQRLLSGEADKNSCFLTINAGAGGTESCDWVEMLFRMYSRWATKHQWALEVVDRLDGEVVGIKHVTVKFSGMYAYGYAKAERGVHRLVRISPFDSNGKRHTSFASVDVFPEIDDQIKIEIRPNDLRIDTFRSSGAGGQHVNVTESAVRITHLPSGVVVSCQNERSQIQNRESCMKMLQAKLYQQVLQERLEKQSLDRKDKKEIAWGSQIRNYVFQPYTLVKDVRTGHETGNVQAMLDGELLDEFIKAYLAEFGEVS, encoded by the exons ATGCAGGAAAATTTAGACAAGCGTTTGGAAGCACTTCGCACGGAAATATCTTTAGCTGCGAGGTC TCTCTTTGACCTCGATAAAAAACAAAAAGAACTTCAAGTTTTAGAAGAAGAAAGTTCCGAAGAAAATTTTTGGCAAGACAGTGTTCATGCTGGAAAAATTTCTGAACAGATTGTAAGTCTGAGACGACAAATCCAAGAGTATCAGGAATTAAAAAGCAAAATAGATGCTATAGAGTTTTTCCTCGAGGATGCCGATGCTCTTGAAGACCCTGCGATTTGTGAAGACTTAGAGAAAGAATTTCTCTTTTGTGAGAAGAAACTTGCTGTTTGGGAGACGCAACGGTTGCTTTCCGGAGAGGCAGACAAGAACTCTTGTTTCCTTACGATCAATGCTGGGGCAGGTGGGACGGAGTCGTGTGATTGGGTAGAGATGCTGTTTCGTATGTATTCCCGATGGGCGACGAAACATCAATGGGCCTTAGAGGTTGTCGATCGCTTAGATGGTGAAGTTGTTGGAATTAAGCATGTTACTGTAAAGTTTTCAGGAATGTATGCTTATGGGTATGCCAAGGCAGAGCGAGGAGTACATCGTTTGGTGCGTATCTCACCTTTCGATAGTAATGGGAAACGTCACACTAGCTTTGCTTCTGTAGACGTCTTCCCTGAGATTGATGATCAGATTAAGATTGAGATACGACCTAATGATTTACGTATAGATACGTTTCGTTCTTCGGGAGCAGGAGGACAACACGTCAACGTTACGGAATCCGCAGTCAGGATCACGCACCTACCTTCTGGAGTCGTTGTTTCATGTCAAAATGAACGTAGTCAGATACAGAATCGTGAGAGCTGTATGAAAATGCTACAAGCAAAGTTGTATCAGCAGGTTTTACAAGAACGTTTAGAGAAGCAATCTCTTGATCGCAAAGATAAAAAGGAAATTGCTTGGGGATCTCAAATTCGCAACTACGTATTTCAGCCCTATACTCTTGTTAAAGATGTACGTACGGGACATGAAACAGGAAATGTCCAAGCGATGCTCGACGGCGAGCTATTGGATGAATTTATTAAAGCATATTTGGCAGAGTTTGGAGAAGTTTCATGA
- a CDS encoding SWIB complex protein, producing the protein MSQKNKNSAFMHPVNISTDLAVIVGKGPMPRTEIVKKVWEYIKKHNCQDQKNKRNILPDANLAKVFGSSDPIDMFQMTKALSKHIVK; encoded by the coding sequence ATGAGTCAAAAAAATAAAAACTCTGCTTTTATGCATCCCGTGAATATTTCCACAGATTTAGCAGTTATAGTTGGCAAGGGACCTATGCCCAGAACCGAAATTGTAAAGAAAGTTTGGGAATACATTAAAAAACACAACTGTCAGGATCAAAAAAATAAACGTAATATCCTTCCCGATGCGAATCTTGCCAAAGTCTTTGGCTCTAGTGATCCTATCGACATGTTCCAAATGACCAAAGCCCTTTCCAAACATATTGTAAAATAA